GAAGCTTGCCCTCATCCTTGTCATTGCAATCCCCGTCCTTATTTTTTTCCTCCTATGGGTGCTGAAGACGGGAGGCGTGATGTTCCGCGCTGTACAGGAACGGCTCGATAAAGTGAATGGCGTGATGAAAGAGAATCTGGCAGGCATGCGTATCATTAAAGCCTTCTTAAACTCTCGCTACGAAATTCAAAGGTTCACAAGTGCAACGGAGGATTTAAGGAAAAGAACGACGACCGTTTTACGCCTGATTGAAATGACCATGCCAATTCTTTATTTTGTCATGAATGCGGGAATCATTGCGATTCTCTGGTTCGGCGCAGGGGAGGTAAGCAGCGGGGGAGCGAAAGTCGGGGAAGTCGTAGCGATTGTGAACTACTCTTTAAGGATTACAGCGGCGATTTCGATGTTCTCATTTATCATCATGGCCTTCTCCAGAACGAGGGCATCGTCACAGCGTGTTTCGGAGGTGCTGGAAACAGAGCCTCATCTGCATGATCTTCCCTCCTCCAGCCGCTCTCCCGAAGTGACGGATGGAAGTGTGGAGTTTCAAAATGTAACGTTTTTTTACCCAGGAAGCGAAACCCCAGTTTTGAAAAAAGTGAGTTTTACAGCCGAAAAGGGGTCGACTACCGCCATAATGGGGGCAACAGGCTCAGGAAAATCAACCCTTTTTCAGTTGATTCCAAGACTGTATGACGCGACGGAAGGCGAGGTTTTCCTTGATGGAGAAGAAGCGGGGCAATACCGGCTTCAAAATTTAAGGGAGCAAATCGGCTACGTCCCGCAGGAATCCATTCTTTTCACGGGAACCGTTAAAGATAACATTGCTTGGGGAAAGCCTGCTGCCTCAATGGAAGAGATCATTCAGGCAGCAAAGGACGCCCAGATTCATGATACAATCGAGAGCCTTCCGAAAGGCTATGACACAGTTGTCGGGCAAAAGGGTGTCAATCTGTCTGGCGGGCAGAAACAAAGGCTCTCCATAGCCCGGGCGCTCATTCGCAAACCGGCCATCCTGCTCCTCGATGACAGCACGAGCGCCCTGGATTTGAAAACAGAAGGCAGACTTCTCAAAGCGCTCGGTACTTATTCATGCACGACCTTTCTTATAACCCAAAAAATCAGTACAGCTGCAGCCTCGGATCAAATTCTCATTCTAGATGACGGAGAGCTGCTGGAGCATGGTCCACATGAAGAACTGCTCCGAACATCGGATATTTACCGCCGGATTTGGCAATCTCAAATGAAGGGGGAACGAATTCATGAGACCCTCTAATCATCAGCTAAAAGGAACGAAGCCGCCGCGGCCAAATAACTGGCCGGCGGTCGTAAGGCGAATTTGGAATTACATGGACGGCAATAAAGGCCTGCTCGTTATGGTCGTTTTGATGGTAATTGGAAGCTCCGCACTGGGCCTGTTAGGTCCATATCTGATCGGCCAAACGATTGATATGTATATTGTCCCGCTAAAAACAGACGGGCTGGCAGTCCAGCTGCTGCTTTTGATTATCGTATATGCAGGCTATTCGCTCGCCACTTGGCTGCAGAACTTTTGGATGGCAGGCATCGCCCAGCAGGCCGTCTACCGAATGAGAGTCCAGCTTTTCGAGCATTTTCAAAAGCTGCCGATCTCATTTTTTGATAAGCGGCAGCATGGGGAGCTGATGAGCAGGGTCACAAATGATATGGATAATGTCAGCCAAACGCTGAACAGCTCAGTTATCCAAATTCTCTCAAGTTTGCTTACTTTAGCCGGAACCGTCATCCTCATGCTGATTTTAAGTCCGGTCCTGACCGCACTTTCCATGGTCATCATTCCCCTCATGGTGTTCGGAATGAAGTGGATTACAAGCAGGACAGGGAAAAAATTCAAGGAGCAGCAAAAGCACCTCGGTTCATTGAACGGATACATCGAAGAAACGTTCTCAGGCCAAAAAATCGTCAAAGCTTTTTCCCAGGAAGAGCGGGTAACGGAAGAATTCCTCGATCGCAGCGCCAAGCTCCGTGAAGCAGGTTTTTGGGCACAAACGTACTCAGGCTTTATTCCAAAATTGATGAACGTACTGAATAACCTCAGCTTTGCCATTATCGCAGCAGCCGGCGGCTATATGGCGATTAAAGGCTACATTACGATCGGCACAATTGTTATATTCATAGAATATTCAAGACAGTTCACCCGTCCGCTGAATGATCTGGCCAATCAATTTAATACCATTCTCTCAGCCGTTGCCGGGGCAGAAAGGGTATTTGAAATATTGGATGAAAAAGAAGAAGAACAGAAAGAACAAATTCCTCTGTCTTCAGGGATTACAGAAGGCGACGTTGCATTCCGGGATGTTTCATTCGGCTATGATGACGACCATCTGATTTTGAAGGACATCAGTTTTCATGCATCAAAAGGGGACATGGTCGCGTTTGTAGGCGCTACCGGAGCAGGCAAAACGACCATCATCAACCTGCTGTCGCGCTTTTATGATCCGAGTGCCGGAACGATTCAGATCGATGGACAGGAAATCACCAAAATCAGCCGCCCCGACCTAAGAAAAAATATGGGCTTCGTCCTGCAGGATCCCTTTCTTTTCGAAGGTACCATCAGAGAAAACATCCGCTATGGCCGCCTTCACGCCTCAGACCAGGAAGTAGAAGAAGCAGCCAAGCAAGCCAATGCCCACTCCTTCATTATGAGGCTGCCGAAAAAGTACGAGACTGTTCTAAAACAGGATGGAAGCGGAATTAGCCAGGGGCAAAAACAGCTCCTATCCATTGCAAGAGCCATGCTTGCAGATCCCGTGCTGCTCATTCTTGACGAAGCAACGAGCAGCATCGATACAATCACCGAGCTGAAAATACAAGATGCCCTTAAGCACTTAATGAAGGGCAGAACAAGCTTCGTCATCGCCCACCGACTGAACACCATTCAGCAGGCTGACCAAATCATCGTCCTTGACCGGGGAAGGATTGTTGAAAATGGTACACATGAACAGCTTCTTTCCAATGAAGGAGCCTATTACAGTCTGTATCAATCGCTTGAGGATATTAGTTAATGTTCCATCATATGCTTAGAATGTAAAGATGGAGGGAATAACGTAACAAATATCCATTAGCGGGGGCGTTAAAATGAAAAAAATGACAGAATGGCTCGAGCATACAGCAAATTGGTTCGGCCGTAAAACAATATCAGGCATCTTTCATACGAGTCTTTTAGAGCACAACCTAAAAGAACAGGAAACTGTACGCAAATGATGAATTTGCCGCGTACATTCCTGTTCTTTTTTCTTTTTAAATAAAGGAAGGCACTGCCCCTCATAAGCAGTGCGAAGAAGAGTGAGAAGAGATTTTCCTTTGGAAAAAGGTATCCTCGTCAATATCCTATTCGAATTATTGGTTTGTGCGACCAAAACAAAAAAATAATTTTTCTATAATACCCAAATAAACATTGCAATATTCACTATAACGTGTTTTATGATTTACAATAGGATTTGAAGTGAGGTCATGCCTGTCATGGAAAACCGAATTAAAGAAGTAAGAAAGTGCAATGGCGATACTCTTCAAAGCCTTGCAAAAAAAGTGAATTATGATTATAGCAACCTTTCTAAAATTGAACGCGGTCTTTATGTACCCACTATTTCTCTTCTGAAAAAAATAGCGGAAGTATACGAGGTCGATATAAGTGATTTGCTTGTAACGGAGAAGCGCAGCAAAGAGGTCATAGATCTTCAGTCCAAGAACCTTTTAGTCAAGTATGAACTTGAGCTTGACGGCCGGAAGGTATCTCCAGATGAGATCAGCGTCATAACTTCCATCATTCGCAAATTAAGAAACGCTGCTGCCCAAAACAGCTAAGGGGGTTGGGGGAAGTGATTTTGTGACGAACCCCAATAGTTTTAGCCCATGCCGCCCCCGTGATATACTGAATGCGGAGGTGTTTTGCATGCGTTTAGAAAATAAAAAAATTATTCAGCTGGTCAGCAGTGAATTTGAAGATCTTGAGCTATGGTATCCGGTACTCCGCTTACAGGAAGAGGGCGCCACTGTTCACATTGCTGGAGAAAAAGCCAATGAAACCTATATAGGGAAATACGGTGTCCCTGTGACATCGGACATTTCCTTCACCGACGTAAAACCCGAAGAATACGATGCGATCCTTGTACCTGGCGGCTGGTCACCGGACAAGCTGCGACGTTATCCCGAAGTACTCGAAATGGTGCGCTACATGGATCAGCACGAAAAACCGATCGGTCAAATCTGCCACGCCGGCTGGGTCCTGATATCCGCCGGAATCCTAAAAGGCCGGAACGTTACAAGCACACCTGGGATCAAAGATGATATGACCAACGCCGGCGCCATCTGGCACGACGTCGCCGTCATCACCGACGGCCATATTGTCTCCAGCCGCAGACCTCCAGACCTTCCGCAATACGCCAAGGAATTTGCCGATTTGCTGGCAGGGGAATAGATGTGGGAAGCTTCCTTTAATTAGGGGGCTTTTTTTGTTTGTGAGGCTGGATTGTGGATACGGCGATGACTGTGCGAGACTGTGCACTGACCCCCGTTTCGCTAAAGGGTTAAACCTCCGTCCCCGTATGGAGAGAGGCTGGTTGGCTGAAGGGCGGAGGAGACATGTGCTCTGTCCCCTGGTGAGGTGATGGATTGGGGGTCAGTGCATTGCACTGACCCTCAATTCGCTAAAGCAATAAACCTCCGTCCCCAAAAGAAGGCGGACTAGGGCGGATACGGGATAGCCGGATTGCAGCTCTGTCCCCCGCTGCAGTGATTGGCTGGGGGTCAGTGCAACAGCGGAAACGAAGCGCCTGACCCGCACTCTGCTAAAGGATAAAAGCTCCGGCACCGCTTCTCCAAACCGTTGGGGTGCAACGGTTCATCTGCTGTCGTCTTTGTCCCCGTTTGCGGTGAAGCAATAGGGGACTGGCACGGTGCCAGTCCCGCTGTTCTCTATCAAGCTAAAGCTCCGGCACCTGCTCCCCAATCCCTTGCGCCTCAAAAGGCCACAAGCGGCTTCCTTTGTCCCCACATGCGTTAAAGCAGCGCGGGTCAGGCGCCGCCGTTCACCTCCCATCATCCGGTCCACCAGTCAGGCGCCGCCGTTAACCCCCCTTTCGGTCCACCAGTCAGGCGCCGCCGTTAACCCCCCTTTCGGTCCACCAGTCAGGCGCCGCCGTTGACCTCCCATCCGTTCCACCAGCTTCCATCGGTAACTTCGTCCACCCGTCCACAACCACCCTTCCCCAACAAAAAAAGAACCGCCAACTAAGCGGTTCCAAACATTTAGCCATTATTCAGCAGCAGCGGGAGACCTTTCCGCCTTTCGCATTGTAGCGTTCCTCCTGGGCTTCGCAGAAAAATTCTTTTCGGGTTTTCACGGGTTCGCCTGGATGCTTGGATGACATGTGCGCAACGTATGTTTCATAGCAGGGAACGCCGACGAGCAGGTTTAGGAATTGTTTGCGGTGGCTGAATATACCGGCCATCTTTTTAAGCATAGTGTTTGAATTCTCCTTCCTCGCGCGGAATGTACGGCGCTTCGTGAAGGGTGACGTCCTGTTTTTTGAATACACGGATCCACATTCTCACAGATGAGATGAGAACAGCGATAACGACGAGCATGAAGATGGCGCATAGGGCGGCATCAACGTAGTCATTTACGATGATTTGGTTCATTTGAGCCTGGTTGGCGGCAGGAGCCAGAACTTCTCCTTTGCTTCTTGCATCACTGAATACTTTAGCGTGCGACAGGAAGCCGATTTTAGGATTTTCGTGGAAGAGCTTTTGCCAGCCAGCCGTCATGGTAACGATCAGGATCCAGGTGGTTGGAAGGAGCGTTACCCATACGTAAGCTTTTTTCCCCATTTTAAAGAGCATGGTGGTACCTAGGAGCAGGGCAATTCCGGCAAGCATCTGGTTTGCGATTCCGAAAAGCGGCCATAGGGTGTTGATTCCTCCGAGCGGATCAATGACGCCCTGATATAGGAAGTAGCCCCAGCCAAGGACGCATATTGCAGTAGCGATGATGTTGGCAGGCAGATAGTCAGTTTTGGCAAGCGGCTTATACACTTGTCCCAAAAGATCCTGGATCATGAAGCGGCCGACGCGGGTACCGGCATCAATGGTTGTTAGTATAAACAGCGCCTCAAAGAGTATGGCGAAATGGTACCAGAAGGCCATTAGTGCTTTTCCGCCAAGGAAGCTTGAGAAGATGACGGACATTCCAATCGCGAGAGTCGGTGCCCCGCCTGTTCTTGATTGAATGGTCTCTTCCCCCACGTCTTTGGCAAGCGTGGTTAAATCATCCGGTGTAATGGTAAAGCCCCAGCCGGATACAGTCGCAGCGGCTGAAACGGCGTCCGTTCCGATCACGGCAGGAGGGCTATTGATAGCAAAATAGATCCCGGGAGTCAGTACGCACGCAGCAATGAGGGCCATCATGGCAACAAAAGATTCCGTCAGCATTGCCCCGTACCCAATTGGTCTTGCATGGCTTTCTCTTTCAATCATTTTAGGAGTCGTACCGGATGAAACGAGAGCATGGAAGCCTGAAACGGCACCGCAGGCAATTGTAATGAATAAGAACGGGAAGAGGTTGCCGGCGAAAACCGGGCCTGTCCCATCGATGAATTGAGTAGTAGACGGCATCTGAAGATCAGGTGCCACGACTAAAATTCCAATTGCCAACCCAGCGATGGTACCTACTTTTAAAAAGGTGCTTAAATAATCCCTTGGAGCAAGGAGCAGCCAAACAGGGATAACGGATGCGATAAAACCGTAGGCAATCATCATGATTGCAATTGTTTCTCCGTTAAAGGTAAACATCTTGGCAAGAGCAGGATTAAGAGATACATATTGTCCGAGCATAATAGAACCAATTAGCAGAACGCCACCGATCACTGAGCCTTCCCCAACCCGGCCCGGGCGGATGTACCGCATGTAAATTCCCATGAAAACAGCGATAGGAATCGTGGCGGCAATGGTAAACATTCCCCACGGACTTCCAATAAGCGCTTTTACTACGACAAGAGCAAGAACAGCGAGAAGAATAATCATGATTCCCAGGATTCCGACCATGGCAATAACGCCTGTAACGGGTCCAATTTCTTCCTTGATCATTTCTCCAAGAGACTTTCCTTTCCGTCTCATTGAACCGAATAGAATGATAAAATCCTGTACTGCTCCGGCAAGCACGACCCCAGCCACAATCCAGATGGTCCCGGGAAGGTAGCCCATTTGAGCGGCAAGGATTGGACCGACAAGCGGCCCTGCACCTGCAATCGCAGCAAAATGGTGGCCGAACAGCACCCATTTGTTTGTGGGAACGTAATCCTTCCCGTCATTTTGCGTTTCTGCAGGTGTCTTGCGGTTGTCATCAAGCTCGAAAACCTTTCTTGCTATAAAACGGCTGTAAAAGCGATATGCAATTGCGTATACACTGAGCGCAGCAACAAGAAGCCAGATGGCATTAATGGATTCTCCCCGGTTAAGAGCCAGAACGCCAAAGCCTGCTGCCCCAGCTGCTGAAATGATGCCCCAAATCAGAATGGACTTTATGGCTTTCATATGTACATTCCCCCCTTTGTCATCTCTACAGGGTAATTGTATTATACTATTCTGAAAATTTAAATAAATATTTAGCTTTTGGGGGATAAAATCTTCCAGACTGCTTTACAAGTGAAACAGTCTGGATAACCCTTCAATCCCGAGAAAATAAGTGTCCGGCATATGATTGCCCGCAATAGATCCAGTATCAATCGTGAAAGTGAAGGGAGTTTGCACATGCTGATAAAAGTATTTCAATTTAGTAATAGGGTTGTAGACAAAAATGGGAGGGAGCTTCGGCACGAGGTCCGCTGTATTTACAAAGCGAATGCTGTTTGGAACAAGCTTGTCATATAAAGAGGCAAACTGCCCGTCCCCGACTCTTGGTGCTCCATAGTTGTACATTACAATGGACCTGAAACCTGAATTCGCCGCCGCGTCTGCCGCGTGAAGCACTGCGAGTGCCCCCCCAAGACTGTGTCCGGTGATAAACAGGTTTTTTTCCTTAGCAAGGCTATGATAGGCCTGGAAAATTTCGTCACGGCAAGTGGAATAAATGGACTGAAACCCTTGATGAACAAGACCCGCGTTCTGAATATATAAATAGGGAGCCTGCCTTATGGTCGCGTCTGCAATCCAATCTGCATCAGACTGGGTACCCCTGAAGGCAATAACCACCGCATCCTCTGACTCCAGGATAAATCCGAACCACTCCGGAATGCTGTTTGCACTGGCTTTAAAGGCTTTAACGAGTGTAAAACCCGGTACCACTTCCACAGGTCCGTTATTAAGGAATTGCCGGTATGAATAAACACACATATGAAGCAAAAATTCAGCGAGATCCTTATTATAAAAAGGTTTTTTTCTCCACATAGTCATGTTGTTAATACCCCGCTTCAATAGGCTTATGCATTACCATACGCTGCTGAACGTAAGAAGTGCCTGTATGAAGCTGTACATAAAAATACCTATTGAAAAAAGGGAAATTTGTATCAGCTGTCGTATTTAATCGGTTAAGTGAGAGCTTCACCGTATTCCTTCTCTTCGATTAAGAAAGTGTTTACTGCCCGTTAACAGGGGAAAATATAGCTGCGGGGTAGAAATGATGATCATAGAAAAATTACTGCTGCATGTTCTAATTGTGCTGGCTCCAATTCTGATCCACAGTTTGTTTTTCTCTGACCGCCAGATTGGACGGCCGTCTTATTTTATTGGGATGCTGCATGGTCTTACCGGATCATTATGCATGCTGTTTGCTTACGAAAGTTTCGGTCTTTATTGGGATCTGAGGTATGTACCGCTTGTTCTAGCCACACTTTACGGGGGGATGCGCGGCGGTCTGGTCGTTTTGGCTGCTCTTCTTCTCACAAGAACGTATCTTGGCGGAGATGCTCTTGTTTTTGGCTACTTGTCCTCCTTCCTGGCAGCTGCAGGTCCTATGCTAATCGTGTTCAGATTTAATAAAGCAGAGACAAAATGGAAAAGGGTCAGATGGGCGATACTGGCGGGGCTCTGGCCTGCATTTGTTCAGCTTGGTATTCTTTTCACCTATATTGGTGTTTCTGACAAATACGAATTTCTTCCATCGAAACTGATCTACTTTATCGTCATTTTTGGCATTATCCAAGTGATCGGTTCAGGTTTTGCCGCCCTTCTCCATGAAGCGAGTATTGAGAAATACCGCCTTCAGGAAGAAATTTTCAGATCGGAAAAACTGAACACACTTGGTGAGATGGCCGCTTCCATTGCTCATGAAGTAAGAAACCCGCTTACAGTTGTTAAGGGGTTTTTGCAGCTCATGCAGGCTGATGATAAGAAGGGGCAGCATACGTATCTGCCTCTCGTTCTGAGTGAATTGGACAGGGCCGAGTCCATCATCAGCGACTATCTGAACTTTGCCAAGCCTCAGCTCGAGAAACTGGAAACGTTTGAACTGGGCGGTTTCTTAAAGGATGCTGTACAGCTGTTAAACCCCCTGGCCTTAAAAAAAGGGATCGTATTAAGCTGTCAGACCGATGCTCCCATCACTCTGGAAACAGATCGTAATCAGCTTCGCCAGGCTATAGTGAATCTTATTAAAAATGCCATTGAAGCAACACCGGAGGAAGGCAGTGTCATGGTTTCCATGACATCCTATGGATCGGAAGCAGAGATAAAGATTGCGGATACAGGGATAGGCATGACAAAGGAGCAGCTAGCCAAGCTCGGAAGCCTTTACTATACAACGAAGGAAACAGGGACAGGACTCGGAACGATGGTTTCTCTCGGCATCATTGATGCAATGGGAGGGAAAACGGTATACTCAAGCCAGCCTGGCAAGGGAACGGTCGTAAAAATCTGTCTGCAGGCAAAAGCATACAGTTCGTAACACGCATTTTTTTGCAGGAGAGGAAAACGGAAATGGGACTAACTTTCAAGATTGCCTCTGAAAAAGAACGATCGGAAATATATGAACTGGCAGGCGAAAACAGGCGAGAAGCAACGAACTCCGTTTCAGATGACAACCAGCAAAAAATGATTGAAGCATACGAGCATTCAGCGGGCTATGATGCTTATTTTGTCTGCTTAATGAACGGGGAAACACTGTTGGGGTGGATCATGATTGATCGGGCATATGACTTGCTGACGGGGGACGAAGTTGGCTGGATCAATGATTTATATGTGAAAGCCGCATACAGGAAAAAGGGATATTCTAAATTATTAATGAAAGAGGCATTTGAGGAATTTAGAAAAAACGGATACCGTGACGTAAGACTGAACGTTTACACCCATAATACAAAAGCGATGAACTTATATGAACAAATGGGATTCCAAGACATTAACAAGTTTATGAAAATATCATTATAGAAAACAAAAAGACCATAATCGGAATTATGGTCTTTTTGTTTGGCTGAAACTTATTTTTTATAAACTTTAATGGTTACCTTTTTTACTCCCCATTTAAGAGCGGTGCTCTTGGATGAGAAGAAAACATCGATTTTTCCTCTTTTAATGGCGCTTCCTTTATCGGCTGCAATCGCTGTACCGTAGCCTGGTACGTATACTTTGGAACCGAGCGGAATGACTCTCGGGTCAACGGAAATTACTTTTGCGCCAGGATTTTTCTTTAAGTTGATGCCGGTTGAAGTGATTCCGCTGCAGCCTTTGCAGCTTGCTGTATAGGCTGTTGCTGTAACGGTATATGTTTTATAGGCCCCTTGTGGAGCAGCTGATTTCGCAGGTGCTGATTTCTTGGAGGTAGACGGTGAAATGGTCAACTTTTGATTTGCTTTAATAACGTCTGTTTTCAATTTGTTCCAAGATTTGATTTGATTCACAGTAACTTTATGCTTCTGAGCAATCTTCCATAGAGTATCCCCGGATTTAACTGTGTAGGTGGCTGCGAAGGCATTGGCTGAGAATCCAAACGACAAGAACAAAACTGCACTGACTGTCAAAATAAACTTCTTCAAAAGTCCTAGTCCCCTTTATGTATATGATGGCTAATATTACTAGATTAATATGACAGGTTTGTTTCAAACAGTTTCTATTTATGTTACAAAAATATTTCATTTAGTAATATTAGGTTTGAAATTCGTAAAAATGAATCCTTTTTGAGGGCTGGTATGAAAGAGTTGTAAGAGGATTCAGAATAAAGACTATATTGTAAAAGGAAAAAGCTAACATAGAATAATAATCGTAAAATGTGACTATAGTAGTGGTTTATCTTATGGGAATTAGAGGGGTGAGAATAAGACTAGGGGATGGAGAAACCAAAAATCGTGAAATATCAAGATGTTGTTCCAATATGGAGATTTCAAAAGAAGTTTGTCAAAATCCTCTAAATAAACTGCCGAAAAAAGTAAACAGCCTTTTAAAAATGACCGACTCACCATTCCATCTTTGGTATTGAAAATTTCGTGTTCAATTTACTTGAGTTGCCCCAACTAAAAAAGCAGCTCCCATTCAAAGGGAACTGCTTCCAAGATATTTAAGGATTCGTCGACCAAAGTCCAGCTGATTTAATAAACGTACGTTTGTTTAATTTAAGCTGGGCTACCATAAACTCAGCGATGTCTTCCGCCTGCATGACAGATTCAGGGTTTCCGTCCGTCAGCTTGTTTTCAATGGCTAGATCCGTTGCAACGGTGCTAGGGGAAAGGGCCGATACACGAATGTTATGCTTGCGCACTTCCATAGCCAGTGATTCGGTCAGACCGAGCAGACCAAATTTTGAAGCGCTGTAGGCACTGGTGAGAGGAGCTCCTTTTTGGCCGGCCGTGGAAGAAACATTAATGATATCGCCTGCTTTTCTTTCCACCATGCCGGGAAGGACAGCGTGTGTTACATAATAAGCACCCAATAGGTTCACTTGAATAATTTTTTCCCAATCCCCGGGGTCAAGCTCCAGGAACCCTCCGAATTTGGCGATTCCGGCATTGTTGATCAGAATATCAATGTGGCCGAGACTTGATTCCAGCTGACCAACAGCCTTTTTCACTTCTTCATGTGATGATACATCAGCTGCTGCGTAATACGCTTTTACACCTAATGCTTCTGCTTCTAGGGCTGTGCTTTTCACGTGCTCTTCCGTTCGGGCGAGCAGTCCTACATTTACGCCTTCTCTAGCAAGGTGAAGGGCTGCGGCACGTCCAATTCCGCGTCCGGCGCCGGTAATGAGTGCGGTTTTGCCTTGTAATGATTCGCTCATGAATGGACCTCCTTAACTTTTCATCGTATTAATCATAATTTTTCTCATGGTTTATTTCAAAATATCTGCTTTAACGTGCTGAATCATACCCATGCTTTCTGCGATATTTCATTCTCATATCCTCATACGCTCCCGAACCAAGAATAACGCCTGAGACAATGAGGACCAGACCAATCAGATGCGAGGCATGTACGGTTTCGTTTAAAATGAGAACGGATCCGGCAAGAGCAAACAGCGTATTCAGGTTCATGAAAATGGCCGATTCAGCCGCTCCAACCTGGCTGATTGCGAAGTTATACGTCATATGGCCGACTGCTGTCGCGAAAACCGCGGATAGTACAAACGCTGTCCACACTTCCGGGCTTCCGTTCGTAAGCGTTGAAAGGCCATCCTTTTCCGTAAGTAAGCCGATTCCAAATAGCACAAGCGACCCGAAAAGGAGCATATATCCTGTAAGAAGCCTTGGATCAATCGTTTTGCACATTTTGTTAATCATCACAAAGCTGAATGCCTGTGTGAGGATGGAAAAGAAAATGGATACATCGCCTGCATTAACGGCACTCAGTCCGCCCCCGCCGGCAACCACCGTAAATGAAACACCGGCGAGTCCCAATATAAACCCGCTCAGCCGGATAACGGTCAATCTTTTATTAAGAAAAATGATGGATAAAACGGCAACTAATATCGGTCCCAAGCCCAAAATAAGGCCTCCATTCGTCGAACTGGTAAGGGAGAGACCGACTGATAAAAAATAATGATGGGCGACCACATTCAGTAATCCGCAGCCGATAATCAAAGCTGCTTCCCTAAGTGTCGGCAGGCGGAGCAATTTTAAATAGGCTAGAATAATGAAAACGCAAATACTGGCTGTGAAAATTCTAAGTGCTGTAATGGTTACTGGGGAGAATGTGCCGACGATAATTTTGAGCAGCGGGACGTTAAAGCCCCAAAGCATCATAATGCCGA
The Metabacillus sp. FJAT-52054 genome window above contains:
- a CDS encoding lipase family protein — protein: MTMWRKKPFYNKDLAEFLLHMCVYSYRQFLNNGPVEVVPGFTLVKAFKASANSIPEWFGFILESEDAVVIAFRGTQSDADWIADATIRQAPYLYIQNAGLVHQGFQSIYSTCRDEIFQAYHSLAKEKNLFITGHSLGGALAVLHAADAAANSGFRSIVMYNYGAPRVGDGQFASLYDKLVPNSIRFVNTADLVPKLPPIFVYNPITKLKYFYQHVQTPFTFTIDTGSIAGNHMPDTYFLGIEGLSRLFHL
- a CDS encoding YbdD/YjiX family protein; the encoded protein is MLKKMAGIFSHRKQFLNLLVGVPCYETYVAHMSSKHPGEPVKTRKEFFCEAQEERYNAKGGKVSRCC
- a CDS encoding helix-turn-helix transcriptional regulator; this encodes MENRIKEVRKCNGDTLQSLAKKVNYDYSNLSKIERGLYVPTISLLKKIAEVYEVDISDLLVTEKRSKEVIDLQSKNLLVKYELELDGRKVSPDEISVITSIIRKLRNAAAQNS
- a CDS encoding ABC transporter ATP-binding protein; the protein is MNRVFSFLKPYRLPAGLALTLMLVELAVELAQPLIIARMIDQGILQKDMGVIWLWGGVLLAMSIFAFAAGVTNSFLASKVSQGFAYDLRSSLFKKVQSFSFSNLDDFQTSSLITRVTNDVNTIQMTVFMSLRIMLRAPLLVIGGTVMALFVNAKLALILVIAIPVLIFFLLWVLKTGGVMFRAVQERLDKVNGVMKENLAGMRIIKAFLNSRYEIQRFTSATEDLRKRTTTVLRLIEMTMPILYFVMNAGIIAILWFGAGEVSSGGAKVGEVVAIVNYSLRITAAISMFSFIIMAFSRTRASSQRVSEVLETEPHLHDLPSSSRSPEVTDGSVEFQNVTFFYPGSETPVLKKVSFTAEKGSTTAIMGATGSGKSTLFQLIPRLYDATEGEVFLDGEEAGQYRLQNLREQIGYVPQESILFTGTVKDNIAWGKPAASMEEIIQAAKDAQIHDTIESLPKGYDTVVGQKGVNLSGGQKQRLSIARALIRKPAILLLDDSTSALDLKTEGRLLKALGTYSCTTFLITQKISTAAASDQILILDDGELLEHGPHEELLRTSDIYRRIWQSQMKGERIHETL
- a CDS encoding ABC transporter ATP-binding protein, with product MRPSNHQLKGTKPPRPNNWPAVVRRIWNYMDGNKGLLVMVVLMVIGSSALGLLGPYLIGQTIDMYIVPLKTDGLAVQLLLLIIVYAGYSLATWLQNFWMAGIAQQAVYRMRVQLFEHFQKLPISFFDKRQHGELMSRVTNDMDNVSQTLNSSVIQILSSLLTLAGTVILMLILSPVLTALSMVIIPLMVFGMKWITSRTGKKFKEQQKHLGSLNGYIEETFSGQKIVKAFSQEERVTEEFLDRSAKLREAGFWAQTYSGFIPKLMNVLNNLSFAIIAAAGGYMAIKGYITIGTIVIFIEYSRQFTRPLNDLANQFNTILSAVAGAERVFEILDEKEEEQKEQIPLSSGITEGDVAFRDVSFGYDDDHLILKDISFHASKGDMVAFVGATGAGKTTIINLLSRFYDPSAGTIQIDGQEITKISRPDLRKNMGFVLQDPFLFEGTIRENIRYGRLHASDQEVEEAAKQANAHSFIMRLPKKYETVLKQDGSGISQGQKQLLSIARAMLADPVLLILDEATSSIDTITELKIQDALKHLMKGRTSFVIAHRLNTIQQADQIIVLDRGRIVENGTHEQLLSNEGAYYSLYQSLEDIS
- a CDS encoding type 1 glutamine amidotransferase domain-containing protein — protein: MRLENKKIIQLVSSEFEDLELWYPVLRLQEEGATVHIAGEKANETYIGKYGVPVTSDISFTDVKPEEYDAILVPGGWSPDKLRRYPEVLEMVRYMDQHEKPIGQICHAGWVLISAGILKGRNVTSTPGIKDDMTNAGAIWHDVAVITDGHIVSSRRPPDLPQYAKEFADLLAGE
- a CDS encoding carbon starvation CstA family protein, which encodes MKAIKSILIWGIISAAGAAGFGVLALNRGESINAIWLLVAALSVYAIAYRFYSRFIARKVFELDDNRKTPAETQNDGKDYVPTNKWVLFGHHFAAIAGAGPLVGPILAAQMGYLPGTIWIVAGVVLAGAVQDFIILFGSMRRKGKSLGEMIKEEIGPVTGVIAMVGILGIMIILLAVLALVVVKALIGSPWGMFTIAATIPIAVFMGIYMRYIRPGRVGEGSVIGGVLLIGSIMLGQYVSLNPALAKMFTFNGETIAIMMIAYGFIASVIPVWLLLAPRDYLSTFLKVGTIAGLAIGILVVAPDLQMPSTTQFIDGTGPVFAGNLFPFLFITIACGAVSGFHALVSSGTTPKMIERESHARPIGYGAMLTESFVAMMALIAACVLTPGIYFAINSPPAVIGTDAVSAAATVSGWGFTITPDDLTTLAKDVGEETIQSRTGGAPTLAIGMSVIFSSFLGGKALMAFWYHFAILFEALFILTTIDAGTRVGRFMIQDLLGQVYKPLAKTDYLPANIIATAICVLGWGYFLYQGVIDPLGGINTLWPLFGIANQMLAGIALLLGTTMLFKMGKKAYVWVTLLPTTWILIVTMTAGWQKLFHENPKIGFLSHAKVFSDARSKGEVLAPAANQAQMNQIIVNDYVDAALCAIFMLVVIAVLISSVRMWIRVFKKQDVTLHEAPYIPREEGEFKHYA